In Athene noctua chromosome 7, bAthNoc1.hap1.1, whole genome shotgun sequence, the following proteins share a genomic window:
- the OBSL1 gene encoding obscurin-like protein 1 isoform X1, giving the protein MEGFGGAPRFLAYPRAFTVQSGTDAVLSCQITGDPQPSILWEKDKTPIEPSGRFHVEAKGDLYSLLVSHTTPQDSGLYICKAKNSVGETYAAATLKVEAGKPQEEERCSGSEAPSFLVAPSSTRVCRGEDVMFACRVSGQPCPVLEWEKDGHKLSDLFESSHFAVGQEPEDWHFLKLFGARPPDGGVYVCRARSGSREALAAAVLLVESQASLDGLPNGSPADGPEPPLERQQRRWHTAGWRAGPETWVPNGVVPARVPGAKAFAVSVGKHAKFRCYVTGKPKPEIVWQKDGEPLAPGRRHLVYEDREGYFILKVLYCKPQDQGLYVCTASNTAGQTLSAVQLHVKEHRLQFQVQLADVEVAEQEDAVLECQVPLETIPTAWYLEDRELQPSHKYVMEERGVVRRLTIRDARTDDDGIYLCQMKDKGRSIAEVSVRGMIVKRLPRKLDVMEGENAVFCVETREAVEGTCWSRDGLQLRESPHTVLKSFGRTHLLVLVHVTRQDVGIISFTVGESQTSSQLRVKCVKRDPPSTPVAAEMSVVESNAALLAWCPAPDAHLRPPSRYLLERREVAGGEWVQCLATDLPGRMRVLGDSVPREADYCFRVCAANEHGRSSPVEFPGSVHLAPAARLERGLQDVRVQDGEDAQFSLELSAMVNGTWFLDGTRLGEEEEACGRCSVRHRGMEHSLLIRGARVADSGTQVTFVSGEVRDSATLHVQAPQVHIAPVPEAERLRELPAGLPLLLECQVSPPGAPVRWLKDGEAVPLDDVIAVQAEGCVRRLLLRSAGPLDTGVYTCDAGDDAVSFVVTVTGELGTNAGAWTPSPDSAPAPLLASMMGLKTAVSQVPVPSPILSLAEAPVRIVSSNEEAPHAYMVGQRVELWCQLSRPAAPVRWYKDGEELEVGESLVLEQEGPRHRLVLPCARPQDTGEFVCDAGGDSVFYTVTVAEAPVRIVSSNEEASHAYMVGQRVELWCQLSRPAAPVHWYKDGEEVEAGESLVLEQEGLRHWLVLPCARLQDAGEFVCDVGGDSAFYTVTVAAPQVHIAPVPEAQQLQEVLAGLPLLLECQVSPPDAPVHWLKDGEAVVPTEVLTICSEGSSKRLHILAAAPSHSGTYTCDAGDDATSFRVTVSEAPVRIVSSNEEAPHTYVAGQRVELWCQLSCPAAPVHWYKDGEEVEAGESLVLEQEGPWHQLVLPCARPQDAGEFVCNAGDVSVSYHISVAEPPVRILHPAQRSLELPVQVPGRVELRCKLSVPDAPVRWFKDGLEVDETDNLLLLAEGPWRCLHIPRSSAEDAGEYICESKDEAVSFDVKVSEPPVRILQPRRPFPVVTVPPGETVMLDCELSHADAPVFWAKEGTRLEAGGSLVLEEEGAHRRLVIPTAQAEHSGKYICTAADDTVTFTVQVSDPLVRILERDVLPTRRLCRAMEDLVLEVHLSHAHREVKWYKDGEKLQDTGRVRLEEDGAHRSLVVLGATGRDAGEYLCDTGDDSIVFFVTVEVPEPPVTIVGSTGTVEHHCLVAGEDLVLACELSRPDGTVRWLRDGQEVQPGERVQVKACGVLRQLTVCGVQPSDTGCYVCDAASDRMVTSVEVSAQPVRIVNKEEAQSPLEVLEGDSVTLVARLSPETAAVQWQKDGQTLCSGGRLLVCSEGPTRSLTIKQAELGDGGIFLCDAGDDEVHFMLHVKEVPVLFVNKREEREKLLVLEGGSAVLSAVASTDRANITWLGPQRAAVAGERCELRQDGRVHSLILHNVAKEDAGTYTCLSPEDQMQFDLSVRELRVKFLRGLSDVRVRQGERAVLWCELCKARGDVVWRKDGQALAPSPRRQMMAEGRERSLVLSRVQPEDAGEYCCESNDDQTLATLTVQVPRVVEIITELQSLTVLEGEDATFKCLVSPEDVAMIWQLNGQPMVPSKRLLVTRSGLCHSLTLRQCQPGDAGTVTANAEGLVSTARLSVQEAQVLFVRKLRDKVAEEQGDVCLEVEVSHEAAEVQWLKQGILLQPGSKYQLQELGCRRTLTIRCLGPADRGTYRCETLHDRTQAKLCVEPRKVSIQMPLADVETFEKETATFHLELSHPGVPGVWTRDGIRVKPSSTCRISTMGCGHSLTLEGLSLEDSGTVTFTADTLRCSARLLVREPPVTMVRVPRDLGVPETGVASFECELSRSNAQVKWFKDGQELWPGPNCRIYSAGRRRILQLSRCETADAGIYTCDAGDCRASAMLHVQERQVRIVQDLQDAQVQEGDNAVFTCEASHGDVKGEWFRDGEKIKVSSTVKIRQEGTRHFLLLCGVHPKDAGLICFTAGAAVSEASLRVEALPIRIVKPLRDKTVLARHKATLECTVSHARGRVRWLRGDTEIFAGDKYEICNLDCYRTLIIHRVGPEDEDSYTCDAFDDRSTARLLVEGS; this is encoded by the exons atggagggatttgggggagcCCCCAGGTTCCTGGCCTACCCACGTGCCTTCACGGTGCAAAGTGGCACTGACGCGGTCCTGAGCTGCCAGATCACGGGTGACCCCCAGCCAAGCATCCTCTGGGAGAAGGACAAGACCCCGATCGAGCCCTCAGGCCGCTTCCATGTGGAGGCCAAGGGGGACCTGTACAGCCTGCTGGTGTCTCACACCACCCCCCAGGACAGTGGGCTCTACATCTGCAAGGCCAAGAACAGTGTTGGTGAGACCTACGCTGCTGCCACACTCAAGGTGGAGGCAGGGAAGCCCCAAGAGGAGGAGAGATGCTCAGGCAGTGAAGCACCTTCCTTCCTCGTTGCCCCCTCATCCACACGGGTGTGCCGGGGGGAGGATGTGATGTTTGCCTGCAGAGTgtctgggcagccctgcccggtGCTGGAGTGGGAGAAGGATGGGCACAAGCTCTCTGATCTCTTTGAGAGCAGCCACTTTGCAGTGGGACAGGAGCCAGAGGACTGGCACTTCCTGAAGCTCTTTGGTGCTCGGCCCCCGGACGGGGGGGTGTACGTGTGCCGGGCACGCAGTGGCTCCCGGGAGGCCCTGGCTGCCGCCGTGCTTCTGGTTGAATCCCAGGCATCGTTGGATGGGCTCCCCAATGGTTCTCCTGCTGATGGCCCTGAGCCACCCTTGGAGAGGCAGCAGCGGCGGTGGCACACAGCAGGATGGCGTGCAGGACCAGAGACCTGGGTGCCCAATGGCGTGGTGCCAGCCAGGGTGCCAGGGGCCAAGGCATTTGCCGTGAGCGTGGGGAAGCATGCCAAGTTTCGCTGCTATGTTACCGGCAAGCCCAAGCCAGAAATTGTCTGGCAGAAGGACGGTGAGCCCCTTGCCCCTGGCCGCAGGCACCTTGTCTACGAGGACCGGGAGGGCTACTTCATCCTCAAGGTACTGTACTGCAAACCCCAGGACCAGGGGCTGTATGTCTGCACTGCATCCAACACTGCCGGCCAGACCCTCAGCGCAGTGCAGCTCCACGTGAAAG AGCACCGGCTGCAGTTCCAGGTGCAGCTGGCAGATGTGGAGgtggcagagcaggaggatgccgtgCTGGAGTGCCAGGTGCCGCTGGAGACCATCCCCACCGCCTGGTATCTGGAAGACAGGGAGCTGCAGCCCAGCCACAAGTACGTGATGGAGGAGCGAGGCGTGGTGCGGCGCCTGACCATCCGTGATGCCCGCACTGATGACGACGGCATCTACCTCTGCCAGATGAAGGACAAAGGGCGCAGCATCGCTGAGGTGTCTGTCCGAG GGATGATCGTGAAGCGGCTGCCACGGAAGCTGGATGTGATGGAGGGGGAGAATGCAGTTTTCTGTGTGGAGACGCGGGAGGCAGTGGAGGGGACCTGCTGGAGCCGGGATGGGCTGCAGCTGCGGGAGTCACCCCACACTGTGCTGAAGAGTTTTGGCAGGACACATCTGCTGGTGCTGGTGCATGTCACCCGCCAGGATGTGGGCATCATCTCCTTCACTGTTGGGGAGTCGCAGACGTCCTCCCAGCTCCGAGTCAAGT GTGTGAAGCGTGACCCTCCAAGCACACCGGTGGCAGCCGAGATGAGTGTGGTGGAGAGCAACGCAGCCCTGCTGGCCTGGTGCCCCGCGCCCGACGCCCACCTCCGCCCCCCCAGCCGCTACCTGCTGGAGCGGCGGGAGGTGGCGGGGGGTGAGTGGGTGCAGTGCCTCGCCACCGACCTGCCTGGCCGCATGCGGGTGCTGGGTGACAGCGTGCCCCGCGAGGCTGACTACTGCTTCCGCGTCTGTGCCGCCAACGAACACGGCAGGAGCAGTCCCGTGGAGTTCCCCGGCTCCGTGCATCTCG CCCCGGCAGCTCGCCTGGAGAGGGGTCTGCAGGATGTGCGGGTGCAGGACGGCGAGGATGCTCAGTTTTCCCTGGAGCTGTCGGCCATGGTGAACGGCACTTGGTTCCTCGATGGtaccaggctgggcgaggaggaggaggcatgTGGCCGGTGCAGCGTGCGGCACCGTGGGATGGAGCACTCACTGCTGATCCGGGGAGCACGGGTGGCTGACAGTGGCACCCAGGTCACCTTTGTGTCTGGTGAGGTGCGGGACTCAGCCACGCTGCACGTACAAG CCCCACAGGTCCATATTGCTCCAGTGCCCGAGGCTGAGCGGCTCCGGGAGTTGCCGGCAGGGTTGCCCCTGCTGCTGGAGTGCCAGGTGTCCCCCCCGGGTGCCCCTGTCCGCTGGCTGAAAGATGGCGAGGCCGTGCCCCTGGATGACGTTATTGCAGTGCAGGCAGAGGGCTGTGTGCGGAGGCTGCTCCTCCGCTCAGCGGGTCCCCTGGACACTGGCGTGTACACCTGTGATGCTGGGGATGATGCCGTGAGCTTTGTGGTGACAGTGACCGGTGAGCTGGGGACCAATGCAGGAGCCTGGACCCCATCACCTGACAGTGCTCCTGCCCCTCTTCTTGCCTCCATGATGGGGCTGAAAACTGCTGTCAGTCAGGTGCCTGTGCCGAGCCCCATATTATCCCTGGCAGAGGCACCGGTGAGGATTGTCAGCTCCAATGAGGAGGCCCCCCACGCCTACATGGTCGGGCAGCGTGTGGAGCTGTGGTGCCAGCTGTCTCGCCCGGCAGCCCCGGTGCGCTGGTACAAGGATGGGGAGGAGTTGGAGGTGggagagagcctggtgctggagcaggaggggcCACGGCACCGGCTGGTGCTGCCCTGTGCCCGGCCACAGGACACAGGGGAATTCGTCTGCGATGCTGGCGGGGACTCTGTGTTCTACACTGTCACTGTGGCAG AGGCACCGGTGAGGATCGTCAGCTCCAATGAGGAGGCCTCCCATGCCTACATGGTCGGGCAGCGTGTGGAGCTGTGGTGCCAGCTGTCTCGCCCGGCAGCCCCAGTGCACTGGTACAAGGACGGGGAGGAGGTAGAGGCAggagagagcctggtgctggagcaggaggggctgCGGCACTGGCTAGTGCTGCCCTGCGCCCGGCTGCAGGATGCAGGGGAGTTCGTCTGCGACGTCGGCGGGGACTCTGCTTTCTACACCGTCACTGTGGCAG CCCCGCAGGTCCACATTGCCCCAGTGCCTGAGGCACAGCAGCTCCAGGaggtgctggcagggctgcccctgctGCTGGAGTGTCAGGTGTCCCCCCCAGATGCCCCTGTCCACTGGCTGAAGGATGGCGAGGCCGTGGTCCCGACTGAGGTCCTGACCATCTGCTCAGAGGGAAGCTCAAAGAGGCTGCACATCCTCGCAGCCGCACCATCCCACTCGGGGACGTACACCTGCGATGCCGGGGATGATGCCACCAGCTTCAGGGTGACTGTGAGCG AGGCGCCAGTGAGAATCGTCAGCTCTAATGAGGAGGCCCCTCACACCTATGTGGCTGGGCAGCGCGTGGAGCTGTGGTGCCAGCTATCCTGCCCGGCGGCCCCGGTGCACTGGTACAAGGacggggaggaggtggaggcaggagagagcctggtgctggagcaggaggggcCATGGCACCAGCTGGTGCTGCCCTGTGCCCGGCCGCAGGACGCAGGGGAGTTCGTCTGCAACGCCGGGGATGTGTCTGTCTCCTACCACATCTCGGTGGCAG AGCCGCCAGTGAGGATCCTGCACCCTGCACAGCGCTCGCTGGAGCTGCCAGTGCAGGTGCCGGGGCGCGTGGAGCTGCGGTGCAAGCTGTCCGTGCCGGATGCACCCGTGCGCTGGTTCAAGGATGGGCTGGAAGTGGATGAGACTGAcaacctgctgctgctggcagaggggccCTGGCGCTGCCTCCACATCCCCAGGAGCAGCGCAGAAGATGCAGGCGAGTACATCTGCGAGAGCAAGGATGAGGCTGTCTCCTTCGATGTCAAGGTGTCAG AGCCACCGGTGAGGATCCTGCAGCCCCGCAGACCTTTCCCTGTAGTGACAGTGCCCCCGGGGGAGACAGTGATGCTGGACTGTGAGCTGTCCCATGCAGATGCTCCAGTGTTCTGGGCCAAAGAGGGCACCAGGCTGGAGGCTGGGGGCAGCCTGGTCCTGGAAGAGGAGGGTGCCCACCGCCGCCTGGTCATCCCCACGGCCCAAGCTGAGCACTCTGGAAAATACATCTGCACTGCTGCCGATGACACAGTGACCTTCACTGTCCAAGTGTCAG ATCCACTGGTCAGGATCCTGGAGAGGGACGTCCTGCCGACCCGCCGGCTTTGCCGGGCTATGGAGGACCTGGTGCTGGAGGTGCACCTCTCACACGCCCACAGGGAGGTGAAGTGGTACAAGGACGGAGAAAAGCTGCAGGACACGGGGCGTGTGCGGCTGGAGGAGGACGGGGCACACCGCTCCCTTGTCGTCCTGGGTGCCACGGGCAGGGACGCAGGGGAGTACCTGTGTGACACTGGTGATGACAGCATCGTCTTCTTTGTCACTGTGGAAG TCCCAGAGCCACCGGTGACCATTGTGGGCAGCACAGGCACTGTGGAGCACCACTGCTTGGTGGCTGGAGAGGACCTGGTGCTGGCTTGTGAGCTCTCCCGGCCTGATGGCACCGTGCGCTGGCTCCGGGATGGCCAGGAGGTGCAGCCGGGTGAGCGGGTGCAGGTCAAGGCCTGCGGGGTGCTGCGGCAGCTCACCGTCTGTGGGGTGCAGCCCAGTGACACAGGGTGCTACGTCTGTGATGCTGCCAGTGACCGCATGGTGACAAGCGTGGAGGTGTCGG cccagcctgtgcGCATTGTCAACAAGGAGGAGGCACAAAGCCcgctggaggtgctggaggggGACAGTGTGACACTGGTGGCCCGGCTGTCCCCGGAGACAGCAGCGGTGCAGTGGCAGAAGGACGGACAGACGCTGTGCTCGGGTGGGCGGCTGCTAGTGTGCAGCGAGGGCCCCACACGAAGCCTCACCATCAAGCAAGCAGAGCTGGGCGATGGTGGCATCTTCCTTTGTGATGCTGGTGATGACGAGGTGCATTTCATGCTGCATGTGAAAG AGGTACCTGTGCTGTTCGTGAACAAACGGGAGGAGCGGGAGAAGCTGCTGGTGCTGGAGGGTGGCAGTGCTGTGCTCTCCGCTGTTGCCTCCACGGATCGAGCCAACATCACCTGGCTGGGCCCGCAGCGGGCAGCGGTGGCCGGGGAGCGCTGTGAGCTGCGGCAGGACGGCCGCGTGCACAGCCTCATTCTTCACAACGTGGCCAAGGAGGATGCCGGCACCTACACCTGCCTCTCCCCCGAAGACCAGATGCAGTTCGACTTGAGCGTCCGAG AGCTGCGGGTGAAGTTCCTGCGCGGGCTGTCGGATGTGCGTGTGCGGCAGGGCGAGCGGGCGGTGCTGTGGTGCGAGCTCTGCAAGGCGCGGGGCGACGTGGTGTGGCGGAAGGACGGACAGGCGCTGGCACCCAGCCCTCGCCGGCAGATGATGGCAGAGGGGCGAGAGCGCTCGCTGGTGCTGAGCCGCGTACAGCCTGAGGATGCCGGCGAGTACTGCTGCGAGTCCAATGATGACCAGACACTGGCAACACTGACAGTGCAGG TCCCCAGGGTGGTGGAGATCATCACAGAGCTGCAGAGCCTGAcagtgctggaaggggaggaTGCCACCTTCAAGTGCCTGGTGTCCCCTGAGGATGTGGCCATGATCTGGCAGCTGAATGGCCAGCCCATGGTCCCCAGCAAGCGGCTGCTGGTGACAAGGAGTGGGCTGTGCCACAGCCTTACCCTCCGGCAGTGCCAGCCAGGTGATGCAGGCACTGTGACAGCCAATGCTGAGGGGCTGGTGAGCACAGCCCGGCTGAGTGTGCAAG AGGCGCAGGTGCTGTTCGTGCGGAAGCTGCGGGACAaggtggcagaggagcagggggatgtgtgCCTGGAGGTGGAGGTGAGCCACGAGGCCGCCGAGGTGCAGTGGCTGAAGCAGGGCATCCTCCTCCAGCCGGGCAGCAAGTACCAGCTGCAGGAGTTGGGGTGTCGGCGCACCCTCACCATCCGCTGCCTCGGCCCTGCCGACCGTGGCACCTACCGCTGCGAGACCCTGCACGACCGCACACAGGCCAAACTCTGCGTGGAGC CCCGGAAGGTGTCAATCCAGATGCCGCTGGCAGATGTGGAGACCTTTGAGAAGGAGACGGCCACCTTCCACCTGGAGCTGTCTCACCCTGGTGTGCCCGGGGTCTGGACGCGGGACGGCATCCGGGTGAAGCCCAGCAGCACGTGCCGGATCAGCACTATGGGCTGCGGGCACAGCCTGACACTGGAGGGGCTGTCGCTGGAGGACTCGGGCACCGTCACCTTCACTGCTGACACCCTGCGCTGCAGTGCCCGCCTGCTTGTGCGGG AGCCTCCAGTCACTATGGTGAGGGTCCCACGAGACCTGGGGGTCCCAGAGACAGGGGTTGCCAGCTTCGAGTGTGAGCTGTCTCGCTCCAACGCGCAGGTGAAGTGGTTCAAG GatgggcaggagctgtggccggGACCCAACTGCCGCATCTACTCAGCGGGTCGGCGCCGCATCCTGCAGCTGAGCCGCTGTGAGACGGCTGACGCTGGCATCTACACCTGCGATGCGGGCGACTGCCGGGCCTCTGCCATGCTCCATGTCCAGG AGCGCCAGGTCCGCATCGTGCAGGACCTGCAGGATGCCCAGGTACAGGAGGGTGACAACGCCGTCTTCACCTGTGAGGCATCACATGGGGATGTGAAGGGCGAGTGGTTCCGGGATGGGGAGAAAATTAAGGTCTCCAGCACAGTGAAGATACGGCAAGAAG GGACCCGGCATTTCCTGCTGCTCTGTGGCGTGCACCCCAAGGACGCGGGACTCATCTGCTTCACAGCTGGGGCGGCTGTCTCGGAGGCCAGCCTGCGGGTGGAAG CGCTGCCCATCCGCATTGTGAAGCCGCTGAGGGATAAGACGGTGCTGGCACGGCACAAGGCAACGCTGGAGTGCACCGTGTCCCATGCCCGGGGCCGGGTGCGCTGGCTCCGCGGGGACACCGAGATCTTTGCCGGTGACAAGTACGAGATCTGCAATCTGGACTGCTACCGCACACTCATCATCCACCGCGTGGGCCCCGAGGACGAGGACTCGTACACCTGCGACGCCTTCGATGACCGCTCCACTGCCCGGCTCCTCGTGGAGG GGAGCTAG